The Rhinatrema bivittatum chromosome 4, aRhiBiv1.1, whole genome shotgun sequence genome window below encodes:
- the PDE6G gene encoding retinal rod rhodopsin-sensitive cGMP 3',5'-cyclic phosphodiesterase subunit gamma, which produces MNLEPVKPEIKSATRVTGGPATPRKGPPKFKQRQTRQFKSKPPKKGVQGFGDDIPGMEGLGTDITVICPWEAFSHLELHELAQYGII; this is translated from the exons ATGAACCTGGAGCCAGTCAAGCCTGAAATCAAATCTGCCACCAGGGTAACTGGAGGACCTGCAACTCCAAGGAAAGGACCCCCTAAATTTAAACAAAGGCAAACCAGGCAGTTTAAAAGCAAACCACCAAAGAAAGGCGTGCAAGG GTTCGGCGATGACATCCCAGGAATGGAAGGTCTAGGAACAG ATATCACAGTGATTTGTCCCTGGGAGGCATTCAGCCACTTGGAGCTTCATGAACTGGCACAGTATGGCATAATCTAG